Proteins found in one Desulfobotulus pelophilus genomic segment:
- a CDS encoding insulinase family protein, with protein MDTMKVNGLSILSEGSRIGGYVVVGTASLPEIRGTYHVLKHEITGARHVHIACDDSENTFAVGFKTVPADGTGVAHILEHTALCGSERYPVRDPFFSMIKRSLNTFMNAFTASDWTMYPFATQNPKDFYNLLGVYLDAAFFPKLDLMSFRQEGHRLEFDEDGVLQRMGVVYNEMKGAMSSPSQIMGRGLLKALYPDVTYGHNSGGDPAFIPDLSHDDLLAFHRRHYHPSNAWFFTYGDLPLEEHLAVIEREVLSRFSRIDPETDVPSQPRWEKPVEVRETYPAVEGDISGKDCQVALAWLTPDILDTRSVLGFVLLEQILLGNAGAPLRKALMDSGLGTALCDGAGFDGDNRDTAFCCGMKGMAESDALPLEELILGTLENLADKGIEKELAEAAIHLLEFQKKEISNTPYPYGLKMIMAVAGTWFHGGDPLKVIQFEEDLESIRRELEHGYFENLIRHYLLDNPHRVRFMLAPDTDKQRIMEEQERRELDELAVSLSEEEKDRIREEAVTLKKLQEKEEDLSVLPTLERKDMDPDVKVVRSLRQEGRLAVYDAATSGIVYTTLAFGLGGLREEELSLVPVFSHILTRMGTKDMDYVAAARKMDATTGGIGSVSHARTRLDNGCLSPFLSLSGKALERNLVPMLELLEAFTSRYDFSDTERLRKLLFEYRAAMESAVVQSGHRLAISLSSRNLSPGSALSENWSGVHQLRRIKTLTDRIRKEGDGVLKELQEKFTAMAGQIFVRKNLLSALVTEKEIRNAAMDGLVALEQKLGSEDAEAAFVMTSSLPDQPGFIREAWTTATAVNFVASSLSTPRLDHPDAPVLSVIAKLLRSAYLHREIREKGGAYGGFALFNAEEGIFSMASYRDPHIRRTLDVFEGAAGFLASGNFDETDIKESLLQVCSEIDKPDTPSAAARKAFMRDLAGLSDEARKRFKERLLMVNRDAVCDVASRLFVKERMHQGVAVITGTDILAREDIVPPLISQTI; from the coding sequence ATGGATACAATGAAAGTTAACGGTTTGTCCATTCTGTCTGAAGGTAGTCGTATTGGCGGTTATGTGGTTGTTGGTACAGCCTCTCTTCCCGAGATCCGGGGAACGTATCATGTACTGAAACATGAGATTACGGGTGCCCGTCACGTGCACATCGCCTGTGATGATAGTGAGAATACCTTTGCCGTTGGGTTTAAAACCGTTCCTGCAGATGGGACGGGGGTTGCCCATATTCTGGAACATACGGCCCTGTGCGGTTCGGAACGTTACCCTGTGAGGGATCCTTTTTTTTCTATGATCAAACGCAGTCTGAATACTTTCATGAATGCCTTTACGGCTTCAGACTGGACCATGTATCCCTTTGCTACCCAGAATCCCAAGGATTTTTATAACCTTCTGGGTGTGTATCTGGACGCCGCTTTTTTTCCGAAGCTGGATCTTATGAGTTTCCGGCAGGAAGGCCACAGGCTGGAGTTTGACGAGGACGGCGTGTTGCAGCGTATGGGGGTTGTGTACAATGAAATGAAGGGAGCCATGAGTTCGCCCAGTCAGATCATGGGGCGCGGTCTTCTGAAGGCCTTGTACCCCGATGTGACCTATGGACATAATTCCGGTGGGGATCCGGCTTTCATACCGGATTTAAGCCATGACGATCTGCTTGCTTTTCACCGGAGACATTACCACCCCAGTAATGCCTGGTTTTTTACCTATGGGGATCTGCCCCTTGAGGAGCATCTTGCCGTCATAGAGAGGGAGGTGCTGTCCCGTTTTAGCCGTATCGACCCTGAAACGGATGTTCCTTCCCAACCCCGCTGGGAGAAACCGGTTGAAGTACGTGAAACTTACCCGGCGGTGGAAGGGGACATTTCCGGCAAAGATTGTCAGGTCGCTTTGGCCTGGCTTACCCCGGACATTCTGGATACCCGTTCTGTGCTGGGTTTTGTTCTTCTGGAGCAGATTCTTCTGGGGAATGCGGGTGCTCCCCTTCGGAAGGCTCTTATGGATTCAGGCCTGGGCACGGCCCTTTGTGATGGCGCGGGTTTTGATGGTGATAACAGGGATACCGCTTTTTGCTGTGGCATGAAAGGAATGGCCGAATCCGATGCTCTGCCGTTGGAAGAGCTGATTCTTGGAACCCTTGAAAATCTTGCGGACAAGGGTATTGAAAAAGAGCTGGCAGAGGCGGCCATTCATCTGCTGGAGTTTCAGAAAAAAGAAATTTCCAATACCCCTTATCCCTACGGCCTGAAAATGATCATGGCTGTGGCTGGTACATGGTTCCATGGAGGAGACCCTCTTAAGGTAATTCAATTTGAAGAGGACCTGGAATCCATCCGCAGGGAGTTGGAACATGGCTATTTTGAAAACCTGATCCGGCACTATCTTCTGGATAATCCTCACAGGGTGCGCTTCATGCTGGCGCCGGACACGGATAAGCAGCGAATCATGGAAGAACAGGAGCGCAGGGAGCTGGATGAGCTGGCCGTTTCCCTAAGCGAAGAAGAAAAGGATAGAATCCGTGAAGAGGCGGTGACGCTGAAAAAACTGCAGGAAAAGGAAGAAGATCTTTCCGTTTTGCCCACCCTCGAGCGGAAGGATATGGATCCTGATGTGAAGGTGGTGCGTTCTCTCAGGCAGGAGGGCCGTCTGGCTGTCTATGACGCGGCCACATCCGGTATTGTGTATACAACTCTGGCCTTCGGTCTGGGCGGGCTTCGGGAGGAGGAGCTTTCCCTTGTGCCGGTGTTCTCCCATATTCTGACCCGGATGGGCACAAAAGATATGGATTATGTGGCCGCAGCCCGGAAAATGGATGCAACCACAGGTGGTATCGGGTCCGTCAGCCATGCGCGTACACGGCTGGACAATGGCTGTCTTTCACCTTTCCTGAGCCTTTCGGGTAAAGCACTGGAGCGGAATCTTGTTCCTATGCTGGAACTCCTGGAAGCCTTTACATCCCGATATGATTTTTCGGATACGGAACGGCTTCGCAAGCTTCTTTTTGAGTACAGGGCTGCCATGGAATCGGCCGTTGTGCAGAGCGGTCATCGCCTGGCCATCTCCCTTTCGTCCCGAAACCTGAGTCCCGGCTCCGCCCTTTCAGAAAACTGGAGCGGTGTCCATCAGCTAAGGCGTATTAAAACACTGACGGATAGAATCCGGAAGGAGGGCGATGGCGTTCTGAAAGAGCTGCAGGAAAAGTTTACGGCCATGGCCGGGCAGATTTTTGTCCGGAAAAATCTGCTTTCCGCATTGGTTACGGAGAAGGAAATCCGGAATGCGGCCATGGACGGCCTGGTGGCGTTGGAGCAGAAGCTGGGCAGTGAAGATGCCGAGGCGGCCTTTGTCATGACATCGTCTCTTCCCGATCAGCCGGGATTTATCCGTGAGGCCTGGACAACGGCAACCGCTGTCAACTTTGTGGCGTCCTCCCTGTCTACCCCCCGGTTGGACCATCCGGATGCTCCGGTTCTTTCCGTAATAGCCAAGCTTCTGCGGTCGGCTTATCTGCACAGGGAGATTCGGGAAAAGGGGGGGGCTTATGGTGGGTTTGCCCTTTTCAATGCAGAAGAAGGTATTTTTTCCATGGCATCTTACAGGGATCCTCATATCCGGAGAACGCTGGATGTGTTTGAGGGAGCAGCCGGTTTTCTGGCTTCCGGGAACTTTGATGAAACCGATATAAAGGAATCCCTGCTGCAGGTCTGTTCAGAAATAGACAAACCTGATACCCCATCTGCCGCGGCCAGAAAAGCCTTTATGCGGGATCTTGCGGGCCTTTCGGATGAGGCAAGAAAGCGTTTCAAGGAAAGACTTCTGATGGTCAACCGGGATGCTGTGTGTGATGTGGCTTCCCGCCTTTTCGTAAAAGAACGGATGCATCAGGGTGTGGCGGTGATTACGGGTACGGATATACTGGCAAGGGAAGATATTGTGCCACCGCTGATTTCTCAGACTATATGA
- the rnk gene encoding nucleoside diphosphate kinase regulator, which translates to MQERTIYITEVDLERVERLVEATDKRGKLGEHLDRLMDELDRCQVVGPEEVPADAITMNSKVLLKDLATGKEAEWTLVFPGKADITQNRISILAPAGIAMIGLRVGDVVTWPTQDGEKRLRVEAILYQPEAAGDFHL; encoded by the coding sequence ATGCAGGAAAGAACGATTTATATTACAGAAGTGGATCTTGAACGTGTGGAACGTCTGGTTGAGGCAACGGATAAACGGGGCAAGCTGGGCGAGCATCTCGATCGTCTGATGGATGAACTGGACCGTTGTCAGGTCGTGGGTCCTGAAGAGGTACCCGCCGATGCCATCACAATGAATTCCAAGGTGCTCCTTAAAGACCTGGCTACGGGAAAAGAGGCGGAATGGACACTGGTTTTTCCCGGTAAGGCAGATATTACGCAGAACCGGATTTCCATTCTTGCTCCTGCGGGTATTGCCATGATCGGCCTCAGGGTAGGGGATGTGGTGACCTGGCCCACACAGGACGGAGAAAAACGTCTTCGTGTGGAAGCCATCCTGTATCAGCCCGAGGCTGCGGGAGATTTCCATTTATGA
- the tpx gene encoding thiol peroxidase has protein sequence MATVTLKGNPVQTHGNLPETGSQAPDFTLTTTDLGETGLSEFSGKKRVLNIFPSIDTGVCASSVRRFNEEAEKRPETAVLCISADLPFAHSRFCGSEGLAAVSSLSSFRNPAFGEAYGVTLKDGPLKGLLARAVVIINQEGKVVYTELVPEIGQDPDFEAALKALDAL, from the coding sequence ATGGCTACCGTCACCCTGAAAGGTAACCCTGTTCAGACCCATGGCAATCTTCCGGAAACAGGCAGTCAGGCTCCGGATTTTACTCTCACAACAACGGATCTCGGTGAAACAGGACTTTCAGAATTCTCCGGGAAAAAACGGGTTCTGAATATTTTTCCAAGCATTGATACGGGGGTCTGCGCCTCATCCGTTCGCCGCTTCAATGAAGAAGCAGAAAAGAGACCGGAAACCGCCGTTCTCTGCATATCCGCAGACCTTCCCTTTGCCCACAGTCGCTTCTGCGGCAGCGAAGGCCTTGCAGCCGTCTCCTCACTTTCTTCCTTCCGGAACCCAGCCTTTGGCGAAGCCTACGGTGTTACTTTGAAAGATGGCCCTCTCAAGGGACTTCTTGCACGGGCTGTGGTGATTATCAATCAGGAGGGTAAGGTCGTTTACACGGAACTGGTACCGGAAATCGGTCAGGACCCGGATTTTGAAGCCGCACTCAAGGCGCTGGATGCCCTTTAA
- a CDS encoding Rossmann-like and DUF2520 domain-containing protein, whose amino-acid sequence MKQSAGIIGCGRAGHHLAFQLQNNGWPVCGLWDLREETAREACDTMGIPMLSPETMADKADILFLALPDDSIAHACSELACKGVFRPGQIIFHLSGSQSSDLLTPAAKQGAFIGSFHPLQSFAKTLNQTDNPFQSILITVEGMPEAVATGLTMAERLGARGITIAAETKVLYHAAAVVASNYLVTLMDTAFELLDASGIDSSRAMSFLSPLVNGTLSNLHRMSPAAALTGPLVRGDTETLTRHLKAMKEKCPEHCRLYRELGHATLHIAEKGSHLSQERADAIRMVLAKRDA is encoded by the coding sequence ATGAAACAGAGCGCAGGAATCATAGGATGCGGCAGAGCAGGCCATCATCTAGCCTTTCAACTCCAAAATAACGGATGGCCCGTTTGCGGCCTATGGGACCTCAGGGAAGAGACGGCAAGGGAGGCTTGCGACACAATGGGCATTCCCATGCTCTCCCCTGAAACAATGGCCGACAAAGCAGATATTCTTTTTCTCGCCTTACCGGACGACAGCATTGCCCATGCCTGCTCAGAACTGGCTTGCAAAGGTGTTTTCCGACCCGGGCAGATCATCTTTCATCTCAGCGGATCCCAGTCTTCAGACCTTCTTACTCCGGCAGCGAAACAAGGAGCTTTCATCGGCTCTTTCCACCCCCTGCAGAGTTTTGCAAAAACTCTCAACCAGACCGACAATCCCTTTCAGAGTATTCTTATAACGGTAGAGGGGATGCCGGAAGCCGTGGCAACAGGACTGACCATGGCAGAACGACTGGGGGCAAGGGGCATAACCATAGCAGCCGAAACAAAGGTTCTGTACCATGCCGCCGCCGTTGTGGCCTCCAATTATCTTGTCACCCTCATGGATACGGCCTTTGAACTTCTGGATGCCTCAGGGATTGATAGCAGCAGGGCCATGTCCTTCCTCAGCCCCCTCGTAAACGGCACTCTCTCCAATCTTCACAGAATGTCCCCGGCGGCGGCCCTCACCGGCCCCCTTGTCAGGGGTGACACCGAAACCCTCACCCGTCACCTGAAAGCCATGAAAGAAAAATGCCCGGAACACTGCCGCCTTTACAGAGAACTGGGCCATGCAACCCTTCACATTGCAGAAAAAGGATCTCATCTCAGCCAAGAAAGGGCAGATGCCATCAGGATGGTTTTAGCGAAAAGAGATGCATGA
- a CDS encoding methyl-accepting chemotaxis protein produces MKQAKGLQNRIMTPMLAALVLAAIVGYGSLWFLLHTLSQRHMTDLMEIHAESLDQYIQSKTAQYQGLFSSLQARALEQASLFSATPEVLNAYKLAHKGNPLDEQDPYCREARAILKNHISGFQKGHTIHTDFAPLQIHFHIPPAQSLARTWREGWQTVQNGIRMDITDDLSSFRQTVVQVNREGKPLTGLEVGRGGFVIRGVVPIKDQKGTILGSVESLSAYNPLLTLLKDNDNENFSLFMNAELLGTAENLRNEREYPRLQEAYVLAASTQGNQLPFMIRKEDLDRCRNTSVSLNRSGYRIALMPVHDFSEKQVGVLAFILDTTAFLDKMAETEAASLRFTHRAEAFMGAGILLFAIFLSVIIRFTVSRIVTRIRSISRDLQSMAGTVSGISSHMSASSMALAERTSEQAASLEESSSALEELAAMAQRNMENSKETNTSMQEVRNHVRTGAISAQHMSATMIEINASSDEIRNIIQTIEEIAFQTNLLALNAAVEAARAGESGKGFAVVADEVRRLAHRSARAAGDTTRLIVTAIEKIEAGTEAAAELTKNFDSMRNRMESSVPLVAQIAEASEEQAQGIGQVNTAVAQMDMITQQNAADSEETASAAQELQGQSTCLYQAIASLNTVILGSRKTAQLEKEALRNP; encoded by the coding sequence ATGAAACAAGCAAAGGGATTGCAAAACCGCATCATGACGCCCATGCTGGCAGCCCTCGTCCTTGCAGCCATTGTCGGGTATGGGAGCCTCTGGTTTCTTCTCCATACGCTTTCCCAACGCCATATGACCGATCTTATGGAAATACATGCGGAGTCCCTGGATCAATACATTCAAAGCAAAACAGCCCAGTACCAAGGACTTTTTTCCTCCCTTCAAGCACGGGCTCTGGAACAGGCGTCCCTTTTCAGCGCAACGCCAGAGGTCCTCAATGCTTACAAGCTTGCCCATAAGGGCAATCCTCTGGATGAACAGGATCCCTATTGCCGCGAGGCCCGCGCCATACTGAAAAACCATATCAGCGGCTTCCAGAAAGGGCACACCATTCATACAGATTTTGCCCCCCTCCAGATCCACTTCCACATTCCACCGGCCCAAAGTCTTGCCAGAACATGGCGGGAAGGCTGGCAGACTGTGCAAAACGGAATCAGGATGGATATTACCGATGACCTTTCTTCCTTCCGGCAGACGGTGGTTCAGGTTAACCGGGAGGGCAAACCCCTCACAGGTCTTGAGGTAGGCAGGGGAGGTTTTGTCATTCGAGGCGTTGTCCCCATAAAAGATCAAAAAGGCACTATCCTTGGAAGCGTTGAGTCCCTTTCTGCCTACAATCCGCTTCTGACCCTGCTGAAAGACAATGACAATGAAAATTTCAGCCTTTTCATGAATGCCGAGCTGCTGGGCACGGCTGAAAATCTTAGAAACGAAAGAGAGTACCCCCGTCTTCAAGAGGCCTATGTTCTTGCCGCATCCACTCAGGGCAACCAGCTGCCCTTCATGATTCGCAAAGAGGATCTTGACCGCTGCCGCAACACTTCCGTTTCGTTGAACAGGAGCGGATACCGGATTGCCCTCATGCCAGTACATGATTTCTCCGAAAAACAGGTCGGCGTCCTCGCATTCATACTCGACACCACTGCATTCCTTGACAAAATGGCCGAAACCGAAGCCGCATCCCTCCGGTTCACTCACAGGGCAGAAGCCTTCATGGGAGCAGGTATTCTTCTGTTTGCCATCTTTCTGTCTGTCATCATTCGCTTCACCGTCAGCCGCATTGTAACCCGCATCCGAAGCATCTCCAGAGATCTCCAGTCCATGGCCGGTACAGTTTCCGGGATCTCCAGCCACATGTCAGCATCCAGCATGGCCCTTGCTGAAAGGACCAGCGAGCAGGCAGCTTCTCTGGAAGAATCCTCTTCCGCTCTGGAAGAGCTGGCCGCTATGGCACAACGCAATATGGAAAACTCAAAAGAAACCAATACGTCCATGCAGGAGGTCCGCAACCACGTCCGAACCGGTGCCATATCGGCACAGCATATGTCTGCCACAATGATAGAGATCAATGCGTCCAGTGATGAAATACGAAATATCATTCAGACCATCGAAGAGATTGCCTTCCAGACCAATCTGCTGGCACTGAATGCGGCTGTGGAGGCCGCACGGGCCGGTGAGTCAGGCAAAGGGTTTGCCGTTGTGGCCGATGAAGTCCGCAGGCTTGCCCACCGCTCTGCACGGGCAGCCGGTGATACCACCCGGCTCATTGTAACAGCCATAGAAAAAATTGAAGCAGGGACGGAGGCAGCAGCAGAACTTACGAAAAATTTCGACAGTATGCGCAATAGGATGGAAAGCTCCGTTCCCCTTGTAGCACAAATTGCAGAAGCATCCGAAGAACAGGCCCAGGGAATCGGCCAGGTCAATACAGCCGTTGCCCAAATGGACATGATCACCCAGCAGAACGCCGCGGATTCGGAAGAAACCGCCTCCGCAGCCCAGGAACTTCAGGGACAGTCAACTTGCCTTTATCAAGCCATAGCCAGCCTGAATACGGTTATTCTCGGCAGCAGAAAAACAGCTCAACTGGAAAAAGAAGCCTTGCGGAACCCTTAG
- a CDS encoding calcium/sodium antiporter, with protein sequence MVYLQLVIGLSLLIKGADLLVNGAVSIARRFQVPSIVIGLTIVALGTSLPELFVNIYASLTDNSGIAVGNVLGSNIANTLLVLGLAGAIAPLKVQEGTVWAEIPLSLLGGIMLAVAVNDVFFDGALHNQLTRTDGLAFLGFFMIFSYYSYNLSQSKGNDRRLDPPSEASFGPIKSWVYVVLGMIGLALGGDWIVASAVVIARDFNVADDIIGLTIVAIGTSLPELATSAMAAWRGNAAIAVGNVVGSNIFNIFFVLGISATIKALPFSMHNNVDIGLVILSNILLFIFMFTGKRRSINRGEGLFMLFLYATYIASLFIRNGIAS encoded by the coding sequence ATGGTATACCTGCAACTGGTCATTGGTCTCAGCCTCCTTATCAAAGGCGCCGACCTTCTTGTGAACGGTGCCGTCAGCATCGCCCGGCGCTTTCAGGTACCCAGCATTGTCATCGGCCTGACCATTGTTGCTCTGGGTACGTCCCTCCCCGAACTCTTTGTCAATATCTATGCAAGCCTTACGGATAATTCCGGTATCGCCGTAGGCAACGTACTGGGAAGCAATATCGCCAATACCCTTCTTGTACTGGGGCTTGCCGGAGCCATTGCCCCCCTTAAGGTTCAGGAAGGTACGGTATGGGCAGAAATCCCCTTAAGCCTTCTCGGCGGCATCATGCTTGCCGTTGCTGTCAATGATGTCTTTTTTGACGGTGCCCTTCACAACCAGCTGACCCGGACGGATGGCCTTGCCTTTCTGGGATTTTTCATGATTTTCTCCTACTACTCCTACAACCTTTCCCAGTCCAAGGGAAACGACCGGCGGCTGGACCCTCCTTCGGAAGCCAGCTTTGGTCCCATCAAGTCATGGGTTTATGTTGTGCTCGGCATGATAGGGCTGGCCCTTGGAGGAGACTGGATTGTGGCTTCTGCCGTAGTAATAGCCCGGGATTTTAACGTTGCCGATGATATCATCGGCCTCACCATTGTGGCCATCGGTACGTCCCTTCCCGAGCTGGCCACTTCTGCCATGGCAGCATGGAGGGGCAATGCAGCCATAGCCGTCGGCAACGTGGTAGGCTCTAATATCTTCAATATTTTCTTTGTTTTGGGCATCAGTGCCACCATCAAGGCCCTGCCCTTTTCCATGCACAACAATGTGGATATCGGACTGGTCATCCTGTCTAACATTCTGCTGTTTATCTTTATGTTCACAGGTAAACGCCGGTCCATTAACCGGGGAGAAGGTCTTTTTATGCTGTTTCTCTATGCCACCTACATTGCAAGTCTCTTCATACGAAACGGCATAGCATCCTGA
- a CDS encoding CBS domain-containing protein, whose amino-acid sequence MYIGRIMRTDLVTVPPEMPLAEARELIDQKGIEHLLVVNKDGRLVGVVSDRDLRQHWASSATSLSSHELNYLLSKVTMAMIMRKKIVTITPDTTIERAAMIIQEKRIGSLPVMENDRLVGIITRTDVLKVLLDAIGIAEGSVRFQVIIRDRLGALAEIARILSTEGINIQSLISWPVEEHPGVFQLVMRVAARDLDTAVKSLETGGFVVLTRHVKDFTPYIPAP is encoded by the coding sequence ATGTACATTGGCCGCATCATGCGCACGGATCTCGTCACTGTCCCGCCGGAAATGCCCCTTGCAGAGGCTCGGGAACTCATTGACCAGAAGGGCATCGAGCATCTGCTTGTAGTCAACAAAGACGGCAGACTGGTGGGAGTGGTCTCGGATCGGGATCTCCGCCAGCACTGGGCTTCATCGGCCACAAGCCTTTCCAGCCATGAGCTGAACTACCTGCTCAGCAAAGTGACCATGGCAATGATTATGCGCAAAAAAATCGTCACCATCACACCGGACACCACCATAGAACGCGCGGCCATGATCATACAGGAAAAACGAATCGGCTCGCTGCCCGTCATGGAAAATGACAGGCTGGTAGGGATTATCACCCGGACTGATGTACTCAAGGTACTGCTGGATGCCATCGGCATTGCCGAAGGCTCCGTTCGCTTTCAGGTTATCATCCGTGACCGTCTGGGAGCTCTGGCAGAGATTGCCCGAATTCTTTCCACCGAAGGGATCAATATCCAGAGTCTCATATCCTGGCCGGTGGAAGAACACCCCGGCGTATTCCAGCTGGTCATGCGCGTGGCAGCCAGGGATCTGGATACTGCCGTCAAAAGCCTTGAGACGGGTGGCTTCGTGGTCCTGACCCGCCATGTAAAAGACTTTACGCCGTACATTCCGGCCCCATGA
- the aspS gene encoding aspartate--tRNA ligase: protein MPDTLQDMRRTHHLGALGSKDIGSSVVLMGWVQRRRDHGGVIFVDLRDREGITQVVFNPERNPEVHAAAHGIRSEFVLAIRGIVMARPEGMGNNTLKTGSIEVMADELRILNTAVTPPFLIEENAEVSETIRLQYRHLDLRRPNLQRNIITRHKTGQAIRNFLNSQGFLDIETPFLTRSTPEGARDYLVPSRVNRGYFYALPQSPQLFKQLLMIAGFDRYYQIVKCFRDEDLRADRQPEFSQIDLEMSFVGENDVMDIGEGLVSAVFKEVLGMDIQTPFERMDYETAVGRYGLDKPDLRFGLELVDLTEMMKTVGFKVFADVASKGGMIKAINAKGCGGFTRKEIDDFTNFVSIYKAKGLAWIKVKEDGEWQSPIAKFFTEEEKAAVVSRLDMESGDIVFFVADRSSVVNEALGNLRNHLGEKLGLVDDSVFRFVWVTRFPMFEYDETEKRLVALHHPFTAPQEEDYPKLDSAPLAAKSRAYDLVLNGNEIGGGSIRIHQPEMQQKVFDVLGLSREDYEDKFGFLVDALKSGAPPHGGMAFGFDRLVMLLTRQASIRDVIAFPKTQKAACLLTGAPSAAAPAQLQELGVRVETELQG from the coding sequence GTGCCTGATACACTTCAAGATATGCGACGCACCCATCACCTGGGAGCCCTTGGCAGTAAGGATATAGGTTCCTCCGTTGTTCTCATGGGTTGGGTTCAGCGCAGACGGGACCATGGCGGCGTGATTTTTGTGGACCTGCGGGACAGAGAAGGCATAACCCAGGTGGTCTTCAACCCTGAGCGGAACCCGGAAGTCCATGCCGCAGCCCACGGAATCCGATCTGAATTCGTCCTTGCCATCCGTGGCATTGTCATGGCCAGACCCGAAGGGATGGGAAACAACACCCTGAAAACCGGCTCCATTGAAGTTATGGCCGATGAGCTGCGCATTCTCAATACGGCAGTAACGCCACCCTTTCTCATTGAAGAAAATGCGGAAGTATCCGAAACCATCCGCCTGCAGTACCGCCACCTGGATCTCCGCAGACCCAACCTGCAACGGAACATCATCACACGCCACAAAACAGGACAGGCGATCCGCAACTTCCTTAACTCCCAAGGTTTTCTGGACATAGAGACCCCCTTCCTCACCCGCAGTACACCCGAAGGAGCCAGGGACTATCTCGTACCCAGCCGGGTGAACCGGGGATATTTTTATGCCCTGCCCCAAAGCCCCCAGCTCTTCAAGCAGCTGCTCATGATCGCGGGCTTTGACCGCTACTACCAGATTGTCAAGTGCTTCCGGGATGAAGACCTGAGGGCCGACCGCCAGCCTGAATTCAGCCAGATTGACCTGGAAATGAGCTTTGTGGGTGAAAACGATGTGATGGACATTGGCGAAGGCCTTGTATCCGCCGTATTCAAAGAAGTACTGGGCATGGACATTCAAACGCCCTTTGAACGTATGGATTATGAAACGGCTGTGGGCCGCTATGGCCTGGACAAACCGGACCTGCGCTTTGGACTGGAGCTTGTGGATCTCACGGAAATGATGAAAACAGTGGGATTCAAAGTTTTTGCCGATGTGGCATCCAAAGGAGGCATGATTAAAGCCATCAATGCCAAAGGATGCGGCGGCTTTACCCGTAAGGAAATTGATGATTTCACTAACTTTGTGTCCATCTACAAGGCAAAGGGTCTTGCATGGATCAAAGTGAAGGAAGACGGGGAGTGGCAGTCTCCCATTGCCAAGTTTTTTACAGAGGAAGAAAAGGCCGCAGTGGTAAGCCGCCTCGACATGGAAAGCGGAGACATTGTCTTTTTTGTGGCGGACAGATCTTCCGTTGTCAACGAAGCCCTGGGAAACCTCCGAAACCATCTGGGTGAAAAACTGGGGCTTGTGGATGATTCCGTTTTCCGCTTTGTCTGGGTGACCCGTTTTCCCATGTTTGAGTATGACGAAACGGAAAAACGACTGGTCGCCCTTCACCACCCCTTTACGGCACCCCAGGAGGAGGACTACCCAAAACTCGATTCTGCCCCCCTTGCCGCCAAATCCAGGGCCTACGATCTCGTACTCAACGGCAATGAAATCGGAGGCGGCTCCATCCGTATCCATCAACCGGAAATGCAGCAAAAGGTATTTGATGTGCTGGGCCTTTCCCGCGAAGATTATGAAGACAAATTCGGTTTCCTCGTGGATGCCCTGAAATCCGGAGCCCCTCCCCATGGAGGCATGGCCTTCGGCTTTGACCGCCTTGTCATGCTGCTCACCAGACAGGCATCCATACGGGATGTTATCGCCTTCCCCAAAACTCAGAAAGCCGCCTGCCTGCTTACCGGAGCACCCAGCGCAGCGGCACCGGCCCAGCTGCAGGAGCTGGGGGTTCGGGTTGAAACCGAACTGCAGGGATAA